The sequence TTATGAGTTTGTTAGCAGTGAAGCAACCAAAATGCCCGCAGTTGTATATTTACAGCTCTGCAGACAAGGTTATTCCAGCTAAATCTGTAGAATCTTTCATTGAGGAACAACGTAAATCTGGGATAGAAGTCAGGGCTTGCGACTTTGTCTCGACGCCTCATGTTGATCATTACCGTAACGATCCTACCCTTTATACTTCTCAACTCACCAACTTTCTCGAAGACTGTGTGCTCACCTGTTGCAAACATTCTTCTTAatagaattttgattcttttcttcACCATAATTTTTTATACATTTATAGATTACAAAATAGAAGAAAGTTTTTCTCGGCTGTAACTTACTCCTTTTATTGTTGTAAAAATTAACAGGAAGAATGTTTTCATCCATTTTTTGGTTGTAACGATTCTTACTTGCAAGCTATCAAGTAGTGCAAGAATACATAAAAGTGATTCATTTCTCTGGTTCGTTTTTACATTTCATTACTTGGGTTGTATATTTTTTTCTGCTATATTTTTTCTACATTCACAGGTAATGCATAATAGAATCCTCCAGCAAAAAAAGTTGTTTCTGACCAAGTTTCtcccaatttttcttttcttttaggagTAGTTCATAAATATAAATTGCCCCAAAAGACACCGTTTCTGAAACTTAAATGTGAATGATAAGGAAAGAACACAACAATTTTATGCCTTTCTAAATGTAACACAACAATTTTATGCTTTTTTGAACGTCATTGCTAGCGGTGCATCACTTAAACCTAACCATCTACTACCATCCTCATAAAGAACGCCCAAATCCCCACAAACAACTTTACAGAACTTACAAACACCGGGGCAATAAACAAGTTTATAGTCTCCTCCACCTCCATGTTTTTCTATCTTAAACCAGTTATTAACTGTCCCTAAACCTGGATTACCAACAATCCCACCGGTTTTAACGTACCTCTTGCCCGTTAAATCATCAATTTCTCCAAGTCTCCAAGCAGTCGATTGTACACAGGTTGTCGCTGTTGAGAACACTACATTCACATCAACTGATATATTTACTGCCTTCAGATTCCTATCAGCATGAAAAAATCTCAGTGGTATTCCATTAGAAACTTCAAAATTTTCCTGCAGAACAAAGAAGGGACATGTATTGTCTCGCAGCCCAATTCCCAGTCCACCCCCACCTTTCCCACGAATAACAGGAACAACGTAGTAATTTGACGATGTCCGGAGTTTCGCGCCATCCATATCAAGCACAATTGTGTCAGTTAAAGCCATAAACGATAAAATACTTAAGGAAGAAAGTAAGAGAGCCCATACTAGTAAACTTATCTTCATTTTCTTATGCTGTGTTTTCAAAATTGAGATTGTAATCAGGGCAAGTGAGATTTATACAGACAACCATTATATAGAGAGAGGGCAGAAACGTATAGTTGCTTGAAATATATTCACAAAGATTTATAAGAACTGGACTTCCCAACATGTGAAACAGATTACGGACAGAGAACACAGAGAAAACCAAAAATGATGCAAATTTAAACAGGCCTATGCAAATTATACTGCTCATGTGACACAAGAGacgaaaaccaattttttttttcctaacaagTCTTTTTCTTATGGTTATCATTATATGTACATACTGGTGGTAGTTGAACCATTACAATTTCTATACAGAAATGGTTGTAATGTGAATGCCACTTACTTTGTTTGTTTTCGGTTTGTTTTCAGATAGTTAATGTTGAGTGTAATTTGTTTCATTATCCATGAGTGAATGACTAATCAAAGTTTGTTGTGTTTGTATAATGATTTTTGACATAAGTTAAAGTACAAAAGCACCTGTCTGAGTAAGAGAAATTGAGAAAAAGTCCATTTATATTAAATGATCTTTGAGTTTATCGGTCTAATGGAGATGGGCATAAGATAATCCCTGTGTCAAATTAGGTAGATGTGGACTTTAACGAGCAAAATTTGAAGACTTAGATGGATGATTGTAGGTACAAGAAGGTCCGCTTGAACAAAGTAGGGAATCGAACACCTGAATAAAACCTTTACTGAGCAAAACAGTTAAAAACTATTGGCTGTTGACAAGTAGAATCCGATGTTTATCATaccgtttttgtttttgttgaactTGGCGAACCTGTTTGGCCCCAAATCTTTAATCAAGTAAGACTATTGTTACCAGGATGTTGCTCCGTGTCTTTACTTTCCTCCAGAGATAACAATTGCTGATCTAAGTGCTCACTCATGTTAGAAAACCAGTGAAGCCCAGCTAGAGCCTTTTCTTGTTCTGTAACCTGCAATAGAAATATTTGGGCACGTCAATGCTAGCCTCTGAAACTTCTGCACATAATTTATCAGAAAAAAGCCAACTATTATGAACTATTAAAAATATGGCATCAGAAGCAAATCTTGCTTTCTATCTTTTTactcgaacaaaaaaaaaaaatcattttctttcGTTATCGAGAGAAAGGAAAATTAACTATTTTCTTTCACATATTTTGCACCAACTAAGAAAATCAGTTTGCCAACAAATTacgtaatatttttttttttgagatacaGAAGAAGTGGACTCTGAACATATGCGGTATACCTTGAGAACAAATGCAACACCCATCATGAACCCATCATATACAATTACCTGGTTTACTATATCAAGGCCCACCTCCTCATTATACTAGCCTTGCCGTTGATTTTGAAATCTAGTGAGTAGATTACAAGGGGTGGAACTATGAGACAGAAATCTCTGAGAGGCATTTTTCTCACTGTTCTGAAGTCCCGACATACAAATGAATAGGTAGTATTACTAATTTAGAAGATGAAAGTAATGATAAAATGGGAGTTTGAAACTCTTCACAGATTATAATTTATAATATCCTGAGGTGTAGAAATTAATACTTGTATATGACATGAAAAAAAAGCAAGATTACTTTTGAAACTGTAGTGAGGAGAGGAAATTTTTGCACATGCACTTTAGGATGATGTGCGATTTCCATTGCTTTGTCCATTATTTTGGCAGCTGTGACGATTCCATTGTTGTGTCTATTCTTAATCTATGCGCAGTCAATATCCAGATAACCCTGGTTCAGTGACAAAACACATCCATAGGCAAATCACGAATACACATGAGAGAACAAAGACTATTACGACCATCCACATTCATATCAGACtaaaagtatcaaaagcaaagaCAGTTGACAGCTAAGGGCAGGGCAGAGAACGACGGAGTTCTCCTGGTAAATACATGATAATTACAGAATGCAAGTCTCACCCTGCTAACCAACCACTTACAGTGCTTTGGAGGACATCCAGGGCAGTCGAAAGTATGGAAAGCCTTTCACATCTACCCCTCCTTAACACCTATAAAAGGGTCAATATGTGTTTCAAAGACTATCATAAAGAATAATCCAGCACTAAGATTTCAAAATTATCAAACATTACTACAAGGTAATCAACATACTTATTTCTTGACTAGTCAACCACAAAATATACACAGGTTGATTTGGGATATCTTGCAAATCTTTCAATCGGTACATTTATCCAATATCAACTTTTTCTTGTATAACCAAATGATGTTGTTCAACCTTGTTGCCCAAAGTTGCCTGAAAAGGCTAACTCCTATATGAAGAAACGACCAAGAAATTGTCCAATTTTTTGTGTTTCAGAGATCACATATTGCCTTCACCAGCAATTTATTCACCACGAAAAGAGAAAACCTCCAATGCCTCCTGCCTTCACCCACCATACGGGTCTCTTATCCTAGTCCAGGCTGAGAAAAGTTTCCTAAAATGTAAGCCAAAGAAGAAATCagtaacaaaaatgaaaaaaaaggacAAATCTTTACTCAGATTTATCTTGTGGAAATTCCAGTGAAGAGTGGCTGAAGCTGTAGTTTCATTAGCATGTTGTAACCAAATCTTATGAATTTACCTAGCAAACTGTGTCACGGATGATTAATATAGATAGCAAACTCTTAGCCTCAACTCATTGCTTCTTAGCTGCTGTCATTCCTATTAGTATTTGTTTCAAACACTTCAAGACCACAATCACTCTTCCCCTGTTGACATATCTAAACTTTGTAAATTAGCATCACCAACTCCAAATCCACTTATGATCATTGAATATATCAGTTCGCAAAAATTCAACACACACAAATTCACCTCAAGTCAAACCAAATTCATCTTCAAATAAAATCAAATCACAATTTCAGAAACTAACTTATAGAAGTAAATCAGTTTTGCTTCATTGAAACTAACTTATAGTGGTTAATGCATCTTGAGCGACTAATTTCCAGACTCATATCTATTAGTGCATCAATTGTTTGGTGTACATAAAGAAAATTGGTAAGTTTGAATCTTTGACCTCTTCCTCAtagttttgttgttgtattgctcTTTCAGGTGTATAATCCCAGAAACAAAAATTAGAATTCGGTATTTAGAAACTTATGATAACGGCTACAAGTtagtatttttaaaaaaaaatcgaattttggGAAGTTCCAGTTTTTAGAAACTTAAAAAAGACCGTTAAGAAATTTAAACATCTATATAAAGATAACCGCGTGTAAGAGCAATACCCAGATATCTTACTTGTAATCTCTGCTCTAACACTCTCAActctttctccatattttctaatcatcttcttcttcattctccatttttcttcaaatttcttgATCTTCTCTAATGGCTTCCCTGGTTAGGTTTCTGATTTTAATTTGTATAATTTGCAGTTTCTGGTCATCTATTTCAGCTAGGTCGGTGCCCACAAACACTTCTTCCTCTGGTGCCTTAATCAAAGAGAAAGGATATAAAATCCTTCACAAAAACGTTACTGTTGCTCCACAGAAGAAATCTTCTCCAACTGGAACACTTGTGAAGAACAATGATAATGGAACAACAACTTCAACATCAACAACCATCCTCTTTGATTCACAGGGAAAAGTTACTGTTCAAAGCAAGTGGAAAGGCTGGATGGTTGTGGCTAGCTTTGTTATAGGAGGTCCTAGTTCAGGTGCTCTTGTTGTTTATCTTCTCAAATTATTTTGTTCTGCCGCTGCTAATAAAAGTGAAGAAGACACAGATGTTGCTGAAGCTTCTCCCCCAACAATCCCAAACTTTTCTTTAACCTGCTGTAATTCAATTTCGATTAGAATTGATTGTGGAGCTAAAGATCCACCCAAGACCTAACCGTAGAAATTTCTACTGGTTATGACCTCTTTAACCAAATTGGATTTTTCTATTTGTTGTAATTTTTaatcttttattctttttttcaattgtataaatcctACTTAACGAAGCTTTCAATTGTGCAAAGGGAACTGTTACcagtgtgatttctttttattcgTTAAATTGACGATCAAAATCTCCAAATCTCTTTAACCAAATTGGGTTTTGTTTAGAAGGTTCTTCCAGTGTGTATTTGCTGTCCTGCTTCCAGCATTATAAGAAATTGCTTGCTGAGATCTTCCCTTAATCTCGTGTAAGTATTAAATCACCTTCGCCCTGTAGCTTAGTTTGCATGTTACAAAGTAGTCTTTTTTAGTATCTTTAAGGGTGATAAATTATTGTCTAATTTCTGAAAGGAATTTGCAGGAGGGTTCCTCCAAATGAAAGAAAATTTGTGGCCTATTTCCCATTCCAAAAGAAGTATATATATTGAAGTTTATTTGTATCATTAATCTTTTAAGAACATCTGATATGAAACAACTTGAAGTGAATTCGATTCACTGCTCTTTATTGCACATTGTCAAACATCTTGAACAAAGGATCTACAAAGAATTTCGAAATGAGCACGTTAAAGTTTTGTATATTACTATGGAGGCCTATAAACATATTGTTGCGCATATGCAAGGGGCAAATGTAAGTGTTCAGTAATTTCTAGTACCTGTCAAACATTCCATTTAATTCTTGGCCATTTAAACGATTTGGAAATCAGTGAATTGTTTTACTATTGTGGGAAACCAAGTGTAAGTGCATTTGACATCTATGGTATGTTATCTGATCCTCCCATCTCATGAATGTTATTACTTCTTTAGGGTTTATTTTGCTGACAATATATTGGATGTTGTTTCTGAACTTCTGGACAGACTCTGTTCGGTTTCTTGGAGGCCATAcgttaaccacattcatctataGTCAGGTGAGTTTAATTATGACTTCCATGTTTTCCTTGCTTACTTTGTGGAAAACTCAGGTATTTGTATCGAATATTCATGCCTTTATGTGGTAAAGAAATGTTTCTTACTTGTGGTCTTCTTTATAGTaatcttttcttcctttttttggaGATTTGTCAACAACTTATTTTAGCTGCTATCATTCGCCATCAAGACCAAAAAAATGTCGCATATGATCCCCCAAACTAAATTTTATATGATTAAGATCGCATCAGCCTTGGCTCAGCAGTTAAGAGCACCAGCTCCTGACATTGGAATAGTCAATGATATTTATAGGCATTTGAAGAAGAGTCTTCAAGTTTCTGTTGAGTTTTGTCGGACAACAAAAGCCAAACACTAGTACTTCGCTTCAGAAAACTATAGAAGATTGTTTACTAGAAATTGCTAGAGGAGTAAGCTTATTCTCTTATATGGAGATTTTCTTTTACTCAATGCATTTAATTAGTTTTTGTCTTATTTATACGTGAACTCATTTGTGACCACCCTCTATTAGATTGTTGATGCTCCTCGACGGCGATTACATTGGAGGATCTTCCACCAATGAGAGttattttcattcacaaaaggtctATTCAGTCTCCAACTTTTTCTTTTTAGAGATTTGGGGTTTGACCCCCTTTGTGCAAATTTTTCCCGAAACTTCTTTTTCCAACTTCTGAGAACCTTGATGCATCATGATGCTGAAGCATGTATTGGTGACACCAAATTTTTTCGGCTATTCTAATACCATCATTCAGATCTGAACTCTCTATGTTGCATTGGGGTCTCTATCTGAAGCAAAGAGGTGGCAATGCAAAACTTAGCGACTGCTCTGCTCGAAAAACTCCACAAAGAAAAGGACGGTGAAAAGGTAGATAAGCAGCCTTGATGCTTTCAGGGGAAGTGAAACCATTGAAGAGGAATGGAAGCAAGGTTGGATTCGTAAAATATTGCCCAACCTTTCCAAATTAAATTCTTCAATAATTGAGAAAACAAGTGGGTCGAACGTTTCCCTAGAGGCAGTAAGTTGTCATTTTCATGTGTTAATGAGTTGTTCGAGCCATAATATGTTTTTTATCTGTGTTTGAGCTGAAGGTGTTCAATGGTTACTTCAGGAACTAAATACTATTCAATTAAGTGAAGATCAAACAATTCATTTGATTTCTGCCTTTTGAATGCAAGCCAGTCTTTCAGATAATTTGCCTTCCAATTTTGAAGCTA comes from Papaver somniferum cultivar HN1 chromosome 7, ASM357369v1, whole genome shotgun sequence and encodes:
- the LOC113299598 gene encoding kunitz trypsin inhibitor 2-like; translated protein: MKISLLVWALLLSSLSILSFMALTDTIVLDMDGAKLRTSSNYYVVPVIRGKGGGGLGIGLRDNTCPFFVLQENFEVSNGIPLRFFHADRNLKAVNISVDVNVVFSTATTCVQSTAWRLGEIDDLTGKRYVKTGGIVGNPGLGTVNNWFKIEKHGGGGDYKLVYCPGVCKFCKVVCGDLGVLYEDGSRWLGLSDAPLAMTFKKA